The window TCTCCTCGGCACCCCTGCGATACGCCTCGTCCATGTCGATGACTTTGTCTGGATGGTATTTTTTAGCCATGGTACGGTACGCCTTTTTCACCTCGTGATCTGGAACAGACTTGTCTATTTCTAAGATCTTGTAGGCATTGTCTTGATCCTTAACAAACATCGCTTTAATAGAAATAAAGTCACGCTGTGTTAATCGCAAATAGCTAGCAATTTGATCCAGCATGCGAACTTCCGCTTCCCCTACATGACCGTCTGCTTGTGCGATCCCAAATAGGAAGTGCAATATCTGTAACCTGGATTCATAACGCGTCCTGGCATTCAAGTATTGACAAACCCGAGCAGGATTGATCTCCCGCTTTTTTACCACCTCATTGAACACTTTGAATATGGCATTTGCACGATCCTTACCGTAACTGCTTACAAAATACTGCTGTACATAAGCCATTTCGCTTTCCGTCACTTTACCGTCGGCCTTCATTACGATGGACGATAAAGTCAGTAAATGAAGTTCAAAATCTTCAGGACTTACGGTAGTTGATCGCTGCTGGAAAGGAGCCCCAGTACGCTGGGTAGTAGCTGAACTATTGACAAATAGGGAATACAGCCACCTCAGGACTATAAAAAGAAAAATATAACCGAAAAAACTCATGCGCTCAATTAGCTGGCAAAAATAAGCAATAGCCTCTCGCTATCAAATGCAGCCTAAGTTTATTACTTATAACTCTGTTTCAGCACATAAATGTCCTCAATAAGCGCTTCAATTTCCTCCTCGTCCGTACCGTCATAAGAGCGTTCCCTTAAGCGGCCTTCCTTATCTATCAATAAGAAATTCTCTGTATGGATCATGGCGTTTTCACCGCCGTATTTGTTCTTTTTAACGGCGAGATAGGATTTCCTAGCTAGATCATATATCTGCTGGCGATCGCCGGTCACTAGATTCCATTTGGAATCCATTACACCTTTACGGTCCGCATATTCTCGCAGTACAGACACGCTATCAATTTCAGGGGTAACACTATGAGATAACAACATCACTTCAGGATCATTTTTAAATTCCTCTTGTAGTAGTGTCATGTTTTTAGTCATCACAGGGCAAATACTAGGGCAAGTGGTGAAGAAAAAGTCAGCAACATAGATCTTGCCTTCGTAGTCGGCTTGAGTGATGGTGTCACCGTTTTGATTGACTAGAGAAAAAGGAGCGATTTTGTGGTATTTTTTCACAAATAACAT of the Nonlabens marinus S1-08 genome contains:
- a CDS encoding molecular chaperone DjiA, producing MSFFGYIFLFIVLRWLYSLFVNSSATTQRTGAPFQQRSTTVSPEDFELHLLTLSSIVMKADGKVTESEMAYVQQYFVSSYGKDRANAIFKVFNEVVKKREINPARVCQYLNARTRYESRLQILHFLFGIAQADGHVGEAEVRMLDQIASYLRLTQRDFISIKAMFVKDQDNAYKILEIDKSVPDHEVKKAYRTMAKKYHPDKVIDMDEAYRRGAEEKFRKVQEAYETIQKERGMV
- a CDS encoding SCO family protein; this encodes MLKFIKDNKYRILFMVMLCACIMAAFQYALTPERKLAILQPDQFDPSLVDDSMLFVKKYHKIAPFSLVNQNGDTITQADYEGKIYVADFFFTTCPSICPVMTKNMTLLQEEFKNDPEVMLLSHSVTPEIDSVSVLREYADRKGVMDSKWNLVTGDRQQIYDLARKSYLAVKKNKYGGENAMIHTENFLLIDKEGRLRERSYDGTDEEEIEALIEDIYVLKQSYK